A window from Salmo trutta chromosome 29, fSalTru1.1, whole genome shotgun sequence encodes these proteins:
- the LOC115167456 gene encoding guanylyl cyclase-activating protein 2-like: MGQAESHNEEMDLEQIQELCMTFMKECPSGALHLHELKRIFGVPASCEEETLYIETVFHSFDTNRDNALDFMEYTAALHLILRGNLEDRLKWSFKIYDKDGNGKLDREEVKNLIRIIYKIKLHTTAINMTPNEVCDRIFELVDENHDGQISFTEFMEGAQKDEWVMNMLKLDVNASGWVMQNCVKMT, translated from the exons ATGGGTCAAGCAGAAAGCCACAATGAGGAGATGGATTTGGAGCAAATTCAGGAGCTGTGTATGACTTTTATGAAGGAGTGCCCGAGTGGGGCTTTGCACCTGCATGAATTAAAACGGATCTTTGGTGTACCAGCCAGCTGCGAGGAAGAGACTTTGTACATTGAGACTGTCTTCCATTCATTCGACACAAACAGG GATAACGCGTTGGATTTTATGGAATATACGGCCGCTCTTCACCTGATATTGCGGGGGAACCTTGAGGATAGGTTAAAGTGGTCCTTTAAAATCTACGACAAGGACGGAAATGGCAAGTTAGACCGAGAAGAGGTGAAAAACCTAATTCGG ATCATTTACAAAATCAAGCTTCATACAACTGCCATAAACATGACACCTAATGAAGTGTGTGACAGGATCTTTGAGCTGGTCGATGAAAATCATGATG GCCAGATTTCCTTTACTGAGTTCATGGAGGGGGCCCAGAAGGACGAGTGGGTCATGAATATGCTCAAGCTGGACGTGAACGCTAGTGGCTGGGTCATGCAGAACTGTGTAAAAATGACCTGA